A DNA window from Xanthomonas campestris pv. campestris str. ATCC 33913 contains the following coding sequences:
- a CDS encoding ABC-F family ATP-binding cassette domain-containing protein: MISLRNFSMRRGERLLLSNVDLTMHAGYRVGVVGRNGTGKSSLFAAVKGELEADKGDVDLPGKVRTASVSQETPSLPDPALSFVLGGDIEVSAILQKEAEATAREDWEAVANAHQTMAELGAYDAEARAGKLLHGLGFPADTHHRAVSSFSGGWRVRLNLARALMMPSDLLLLDEPTNHLDMDAVLWLEQWLLKYPGTLLLISHDREFLDNVATHTLHLHGGTAKLYVGGYTDFERQRIEHLRQQQIAHDKEQAERAHLQSFIDRFKAQASKATQAQSRMKRLAKMAGTEAVRAEREFRIQFAQPNRLPFSLIRLNHLDAGYAASPRESGIGDGESQKRGSSDAITVLHDVGFGLEAGDRIGLLGPNGAGKSTLVKTLVGELAPLSGERSAHPDLRIGYFAQHTVESLHEGQSPMDHFRDLSPDGSNQAFRDFLGKWNFAGDRAFEVVDGFSGGERARLALALIAWQQPNVLLLDEPTNHLDLEMREALAEALSDFEGAIVMVSHDRHLIGLVCDSFWRVADGVVEPFDGDLDEYAAWLRSRPAAQGTKQKMAEVAPTPPPPTKPLPPKKAVNPHRLASAEKRVGELEAALADLDRQLANPANYPDADKTAVLGRERETTAQQLAAAEAAWMELLDGA; the protein is encoded by the coding sequence ATGATTTCCCTGCGCAACTTCTCCATGCGACGCGGCGAGCGTCTGCTGCTGTCCAACGTCGACCTGACCATGCATGCCGGCTACCGCGTCGGTGTGGTGGGCCGCAACGGCACTGGCAAGTCCAGCCTGTTTGCCGCGGTCAAGGGCGAGCTGGAAGCCGACAAGGGCGACGTCGACCTGCCCGGCAAGGTGCGCACCGCCAGTGTCTCGCAGGAAACCCCGTCCTTGCCCGACCCGGCGCTGTCGTTCGTGCTCGGCGGCGACATCGAGGTGTCCGCCATCCTGCAGAAGGAAGCCGAGGCGACCGCACGCGAGGACTGGGAAGCGGTGGCCAATGCGCACCAGACCATGGCCGAGCTGGGCGCGTACGACGCCGAAGCGCGCGCTGGCAAGCTGCTGCACGGCCTGGGCTTCCCGGCCGATACCCACCATCGCGCGGTGTCCTCGTTCTCCGGCGGCTGGCGGGTGCGGCTGAACCTGGCGCGCGCGCTGATGATGCCCAGCGACCTGCTGCTGCTGGACGAACCGACCAACCACTTGGACATGGACGCGGTGCTGTGGCTGGAGCAATGGCTGCTCAAGTACCCGGGCACCTTGCTGCTGATCAGCCATGACCGCGAGTTCCTGGACAACGTCGCTACCCACACGCTGCACCTGCACGGCGGCACCGCCAAGCTGTACGTCGGCGGCTACACCGATTTCGAGCGCCAGCGCATCGAGCACCTGCGTCAGCAGCAGATTGCGCACGACAAGGAACAGGCCGAGCGCGCGCATCTGCAGAGCTTCATCGACCGCTTCAAGGCGCAGGCCAGCAAGGCCACCCAGGCGCAGAGCCGCATGAAGCGCCTGGCCAAGATGGCCGGCACCGAGGCGGTGCGCGCCGAGCGCGAATTCCGCATCCAGTTCGCCCAGCCCAATCGGCTGCCGTTTTCGTTGATCCGGCTGAATCATCTGGATGCCGGGTATGCGGCTTCGCCGCGGGAATCGGGAATCGGGGATGGGGAATCGCAAAAGCGTGGGTCCAGCGATGCGATTACCGTGCTGCACGATGTTGGATTCGGGCTGGAGGCGGGCGACCGGATCGGGTTGCTGGGGCCCAATGGCGCGGGTAAGTCGACGCTGGTCAAAACACTGGTGGGTGAGCTTGCACCGCTGTCGGGCGAGCGCAGTGCGCACCCGGACCTGCGCATCGGCTACTTCGCCCAGCACACGGTGGAATCGCTGCATGAAGGCCAGTCGCCGATGGACCATTTCCGCGATCTGTCGCCGGACGGTTCCAATCAGGCGTTCCGCGATTTCCTGGGTAAATGGAATTTCGCCGGCGACCGCGCGTTTGAAGTGGTGGATGGCTTCTCCGGGGGCGAGCGCGCGCGCCTGGCGCTGGCGCTGATCGCCTGGCAGCAGCCGAACGTGCTGCTGCTCGACGAACCGACCAACCATTTGGATCTGGAAATGCGCGAGGCGCTGGCCGAGGCGCTGAGCGACTTTGAAGGCGCCATCGTGATGGTCTCGCACGACCGCCATCTGATCGGCCTGGTCTGCGACAGTTTCTGGCGCGTGGCCGATGGCGTGGTCGAGCCGTTCGACGGCGACCTGGACGAATACGCCGCCTGGTTGCGCAGCCGCCCGGCCGCGCAGGGCACCAAGCAGAAGATGGCCGAAGTGGCACCGACCCCGCCACCGCCGACCAAGCCACTGCCGCCGAAAAAGGCAGTCAACCCGCACAGGTTGGCCAGCGCCGAAAAGCGCGTGGGCGAACTGGAAGCCGCGTTGGCGGACCTGGACCGGCAGCTCGCCAACCCGGCCAACTATCCAGATGCCGACAAGACGGCGGTATTGGGCCGCGAGCGCGAAACCACCGCGCAGCAGCTGGCCGCTGCCGAAGCGGCCTGGATGGAGTTGCTGGACGGCGCGTAA
- a CDS encoding TonB-dependent receptor plug domain-containing protein translates to MNTPLSTLATAIVAALLASPALAQNAPAATANTLDTVIVTGTRVSDRTVAESQSPIDIISAESLQATGTSELATALARALPSLNFPRPALSDGTSAIRPAQLRGLSPDQVLVLVNGKRRHTSSLLNLNGTIGRGAAAVDLNTIPVAAIARVEVLRDGASAQYGSDAIAGVVNIVLKGAEKGGSLQAGFGQYSAGDGSNYELSGDTGVAYGGDRGWLHVAAQLNQQDPTDRARAYAGAPSASQPAVGQKAFKIGDPDVNAQALSANTEFNFSDSITGYAFATASNRDITSFAFYRAPGSTAQNILSIYPQGFLPEIQTYAKDRSVVAGVRGSTASGWDWDASYNYGYNKIDFHTRNTLNVSLGPTSPTSFYDGALETTQNIVNLDVKRGFDWGLAYPVTVAFGAEYRNEKWNQSPGEVGSYFQSGTLAGGAQGFGGFAPSVSGQYSRDSYALYADIEADFTDKFSAGLAGRYEDYSDFGSQASGKLSARYAFTDKVALRGTVSSGFRAPSLAQQYFQSTSTTFLAGNPNPFEIRTFPADSTVARALGAEPLDAETSLSYSLGLVLQPTDALYVTVDAYQIDVDDRIVLSSNLTGTGVRSLLESQGIFGINGGRYFTNAVDTRTRGVDVVGSYRWQLAASSIDLTAGYNYSETEVRSVAANPAALSANGLSLERIDRTERGRIEEGFPRDKFLINGSWNLDHWTLALGATRYGEYTTRPAAAINDQTFGAKWVVDASASYKIDRWTLTLGADNLLDEYPDENNFANSTSGQFPYSNLSPFGFNGAYVYGRINYRW, encoded by the coding sequence ATGAATACCCCGCTGTCCACGCTTGCGACCGCCATCGTCGCCGCGCTGCTTGCCTCCCCCGCCCTCGCCCAGAACGCCCCGGCGGCCACCGCCAACACCCTGGACACGGTCATCGTCACCGGTACCCGCGTGTCCGACCGCACCGTGGCCGAGTCGCAATCGCCTATCGACATCATCAGCGCCGAGTCGCTGCAGGCCACCGGCACCTCCGAGCTGGCCACTGCGCTGGCGCGTGCGCTGCCCTCGCTGAACTTCCCGCGTCCGGCGCTGAGCGATGGCACCAGCGCGATCCGCCCCGCCCAGCTGCGCGGGCTCTCGCCCGACCAGGTGCTGGTGCTGGTCAATGGCAAGCGCCGCCACACCTCGTCGCTGCTCAACCTCAACGGCACCATCGGCCGCGGCGCTGCGGCAGTGGATCTGAACACCATTCCGGTAGCGGCCATCGCGCGCGTGGAAGTGCTGCGTGACGGCGCGTCGGCGCAATACGGCTCCGACGCCATCGCCGGTGTGGTCAACATCGTGCTCAAGGGCGCGGAAAAGGGCGGCAGCCTGCAAGCCGGGTTCGGCCAGTATTCGGCCGGCGACGGCAGCAACTATGAGCTGTCCGGCGACACCGGCGTGGCCTACGGCGGCGACCGCGGCTGGCTGCACGTGGCCGCCCAGCTCAACCAGCAGGACCCGACCGACCGCGCCCGCGCCTACGCCGGCGCACCCAGCGCCTCGCAGCCCGCCGTTGGCCAGAAGGCCTTCAAGATCGGCGACCCCGACGTCAACGCACAGGCGTTGTCGGCCAACACCGAATTCAACTTCAGCGACAGCATCACCGGCTACGCATTCGCCACCGCGAGCAACCGCGACATCACCTCGTTCGCGTTCTACCGCGCGCCGGGCAGCACCGCGCAGAACATCCTGTCGATCTATCCGCAGGGCTTCCTGCCGGAAATCCAGACCTACGCCAAGGACCGCTCGGTGGTCGCCGGCGTGCGCGGCTCCACCGCCAGCGGCTGGGACTGGGATGCCAGCTACAACTACGGCTACAACAAGATCGATTTCCACACCCGCAACACGCTCAATGTGAGCCTGGGGCCGACCTCGCCCACGTCGTTCTATGACGGCGCGCTGGAAACCACGCAGAACATCGTCAACCTCGACGTCAAGCGCGGGTTCGATTGGGGCCTGGCGTATCCGGTCACGGTGGCGTTCGGCGCCGAATACCGCAACGAGAAGTGGAACCAGTCGCCGGGCGAAGTGGGCTCCTATTTCCAGAGCGGCACGCTGGCCGGTGGCGCGCAGGGCTTCGGTGGGTTTGCACCGAGTGTGTCCGGGCAGTACTCGCGCGACAGCTACGCGCTGTATGCCGACATCGAAGCCGACTTCACCGACAAGTTCTCCGCCGGCCTGGCCGGGCGCTACGAGGACTACAGCGATTTCGGCAGCCAGGCATCGGGCAAGTTGTCGGCGCGCTATGCGTTCACCGACAAGGTCGCCTTGCGCGGTACGGTGTCGTCGGGCTTCCGCGCACCGTCGCTGGCGCAGCAGTATTTCCAGTCCACCAGCACCACCTTCCTGGCCGGCAATCCGAACCCGTTCGAGATCCGTACCTTCCCGGCCGACAGCACGGTGGCACGCGCGCTCGGCGCCGAGCCGCTGGATGCGGAGACCTCACTCTCCTACAGCCTGGGCCTGGTATTGCAGCCGACCGACGCGCTGTACGTCACCGTGGATGCGTACCAGATCGATGTAGACGACCGCATCGTGCTGTCGTCCAACCTCACCGGTACCGGCGTGCGTTCGCTGCTGGAATCGCAAGGCATCTTCGGCATCAACGGCGGCCGTTACTTCACCAATGCGGTGGACACGCGCACCCGCGGTGTCGACGTGGTGGGCAGCTACCGCTGGCAGCTCGCCGCCAGCAGCATCGACCTGACCGCCGGCTACAACTATTCAGAAACCGAAGTGCGCAGCGTGGCCGCCAACCCGGCCGCGTTGTCAGCCAACGGGTTGAGCCTGGAGCGTATCGACCGCACCGAACGTGGCCGCATCGAAGAAGGCTTCCCGCGCGACAAGTTCCTGATCAACGGCAGCTGGAATCTGGACCACTGGACACTGGCGTTGGGTGCCACGCGTTACGGTGAATACACCACGCGCCCGGCCGCGGCGATCAACGATCAGACCTTCGGCGCCAAGTGGGTTGTGGATGCCTCGGCCAGCTACAAGATCGACCGCTGGACGCTCACCCTGGGCGCGGACAACCTGCTGGACGAGTACCCGGACGAGAACAACTTCGCCAACTCCACCAGCGGGCAATTCCCGTACAGCAATCTGTCGCCGTTCGGTTTCAACGGTGCCTACGTGTACGGCCGCATCAACTACCGCTGGTAA
- a CDS encoding VOC family protein: METAQLSRGRLIDHLHLVVQDLKASRRFYGAVLDVLGVPLGGEGEGFFWADELFVSDRHTVAQGELTGRHHLAFQAHDVAMVHAFHAAALAHGGRDNGAPGVRPYHPSYYAAFVLDPDGNNIEAVFHGPAQRSAEAVQITY; this comes from the coding sequence ATGGAAACAGCACAGTTGTCGCGTGGACGCTTGATCGATCACCTGCATCTGGTGGTGCAGGACCTGAAGGCGAGCCGGCGCTTTTACGGCGCCGTGCTCGATGTGCTCGGCGTGCCGCTGGGCGGCGAAGGCGAGGGATTCTTCTGGGCCGACGAGCTGTTCGTGTCCGACCGCCACACCGTTGCCCAGGGCGAACTCACCGGCCGCCATCACCTGGCCTTCCAGGCACACGATGTGGCGATGGTGCACGCCTTCCATGCCGCCGCACTTGCACACGGTGGCCGTGACAACGGCGCGCCGGGCGTGCGCCCGTATCACCCGAGTTATTACGCGGCGTTTGTGCTCGACCCGGATGGCAACAACATCGAGGCGGTCTTCCATGGTCCTGCGCAACGCAGTGCGGAGGCGGTGCAAATCACCTACTGA
- a CDS encoding TonB-dependent receptor plug domain-containing protein, giving the protein MNCKTSPLAVAVVLALSFSASTAVAQSQAPTQKTLDTLIVTGTRVADRTVAESASPIDIISPQALESTGTTELATALSRAIPSLNFPRPAISDGSDAVRPAQLRGLSPDQVLVLVNGKRYHSTALINLNDTQGRGSSPADLNTIPIAAVERIEVLRDGASAQYGSDAIAGVINIVLKGSGEGGSVNGRYGKYSAGDGEQYQLSGDAGFSFAGTGKVHLAAQAGHSDQTNRALPFQGRVEQRYGDPEIDQGAVSFNGEYSPTDYLTFYSFGMVSRREVLSNGYFRFAGDNRNRPEIYPDGFLPQIYNVSKDVSWVGGLKTSTEGGLNIDLSYNYGQNNLTFDVRNSLNNSLGLASPTDFHAGTLEVTQNVLNADFTKTLDWGLAYPVALAFGAEWRGEKFNQSPGDAASSANGGIPSANGALIPGAQVFPGFKLSDAGYYNRNSHSAYVDLEADLTEKLSAGLAGRYEKYSDFGDTATGKLSLRYALTDKVALRATASTGFRAPSLQQQNFQSIATQFLNVAQPNGGVSAIPFEIGTFRTDNPAAIALGAEPLKAEESKNYGLGVVLQPVENLYITVDAYRIDIDDRIVLSENLTSIAARNYLQANGFPGIGGGRYFTNAVDTKTQGVDGVGTYRWNLDSGSVELTTGYNYNKTEVEQIAANPPALEAIDPGAVRIGRAELGRITEGTPRDKFFLGGTWSPGNWSFTGTATRWGEFTTFGTNAGSDQTYAAKWTLDLAASYKLGSWNFTVGGDNVLNEYPDRQEAGLGTRTYLPYSSASPFGFNGALVYANVNYKW; this is encoded by the coding sequence ATGAATTGCAAGACCAGTCCACTCGCTGTTGCCGTTGTTCTTGCACTCTCGTTTTCCGCTTCAACTGCTGTCGCACAGTCGCAGGCGCCTACCCAGAAGACCCTCGATACGCTGATCGTGACCGGTACGCGCGTGGCCGATCGCACCGTGGCCGAATCGGCCTCGCCGATCGACATCATTTCGCCGCAGGCACTGGAATCCACCGGCACCACCGAGCTGGCCACCGCGCTGTCGCGCGCGATCCCCTCGCTGAATTTCCCCCGCCCGGCCATCTCCGATGGCTCGGATGCGGTGCGCCCTGCGCAGTTGCGCGGCCTGTCGCCCGATCAGGTGCTGGTGCTGGTCAACGGCAAGCGCTATCACAGCACCGCGCTGATCAACCTCAACGACACCCAGGGCCGCGGCTCCTCGCCCGCCGACCTCAACACCATTCCGATCGCCGCCGTGGAGCGCATCGAAGTACTGCGCGATGGCGCATCGGCGCAATACGGCTCGGACGCGATTGCCGGCGTGATCAACATCGTGCTCAAGGGCAGCGGCGAAGGCGGCAGCGTCAATGGCCGCTACGGCAAGTACAGCGCCGGCGACGGCGAGCAGTATCAGTTGTCCGGCGATGCAGGCTTCAGCTTTGCCGGTACCGGCAAGGTGCACCTGGCCGCGCAGGCCGGGCATTCGGATCAGACCAACCGCGCGCTGCCGTTCCAGGGCCGCGTGGAGCAGCGCTACGGCGATCCCGAAATCGATCAGGGCGCGGTGTCGTTCAACGGCGAATACAGCCCCACCGATTACCTGACCTTCTATTCGTTCGGCATGGTCAGCCGGCGCGAAGTGCTCTCCAACGGCTACTTCCGCTTTGCCGGCGACAACCGCAACCGTCCGGAAATCTACCCGGACGGTTTCCTGCCGCAGATCTACAACGTCAGCAAGGACGTCTCCTGGGTGGGCGGTTTGAAGACCTCCACCGAAGGCGGCCTGAACATCGATCTGAGCTACAACTACGGCCAGAACAACCTCACCTTCGATGTGCGCAACAGCTTGAACAACAGCTTAGGGCTGGCCAGCCCCACCGACTTCCATGCCGGTACGCTGGAGGTCACCCAGAACGTGCTCAATGCCGACTTCACCAAGACGCTCGACTGGGGTTTGGCCTACCCGGTTGCCTTGGCATTCGGCGCGGAATGGCGCGGCGAAAAGTTCAACCAATCGCCCGGTGATGCGGCGTCCTCGGCCAATGGCGGCATTCCCTCGGCCAACGGCGCGCTGATTCCTGGTGCGCAGGTGTTCCCGGGCTTCAAGCTCTCCGATGCCGGCTACTACAACCGCAACAGCCACTCGGCCTATGTGGACCTGGAAGCGGATCTCACCGAAAAGCTGTCGGCCGGCTTGGCCGGGCGCTACGAGAAGTACAGCGACTTCGGCGACACCGCCACCGGCAAGCTGTCGCTGCGCTACGCGTTAACCGACAAGGTGGCGCTGCGTGCCACCGCCTCCACCGGTTTCCGCGCACCGTCGCTGCAGCAGCAGAACTTCCAGTCGATTGCCACGCAGTTCCTCAACGTGGCGCAGCCCAATGGCGGCGTGTCGGCGATTCCGTTCGAGATCGGCACCTTCCGTACCGACAACCCGGCCGCCATCGCGCTCGGTGCCGAACCGCTCAAGGCCGAAGAGTCCAAGAACTACGGCCTGGGCGTGGTGTTGCAGCCGGTGGAGAATCTCTATATCACCGTCGATGCGTACCGCATCGATATCGATGACCGCATCGTGCTGTCGGAGAACCTCACCTCCATCGCGGCGCGTAACTACCTGCAGGCCAATGGCTTCCCGGGGATCGGCGGCGGGCGCTACTTCACCAATGCGGTGGACACCAAGACCCAGGGCGTGGACGGGGTCGGCACCTATCGCTGGAACCTGGACAGCGGCAGCGTGGAGCTGACCACCGGCTACAACTACAACAAGACCGAGGTCGAACAGATCGCGGCCAATCCGCCCGCGCTGGAAGCCATCGATCCGGGCGCGGTGCGTATCGGCCGTGCAGAGCTCGGCCGCATCACCGAAGGCACGCCGCGCGACAAGTTCTTCCTGGGCGGCACCTGGTCGCCGGGCAACTGGTCGTTCACCGGCACCGCTACGCGCTGGGGCGAATTCACCACCTTCGGCACCAACGCCGGCAGCGACCAGACCTATGCCGCGAAATGGACGCTGGACCTGGCCGCCTCCTACAAGCTGGGCAGCTGGAACTTCACCGTCGGTGGCGACAACGTGCTCAACGAATATCCGGACCGTCAGGAAGCCGGCCTGGGCACGCGGACCTACCTGCCCTACAGCAGCGCCTCGCCGTTCGGTTTCAACGGCGCCTTGGTGTACGCCAACGTGAACTACAAGTGGTAA